Genomic segment of Salvia splendens isolate huo1 chromosome 12, SspV2, whole genome shotgun sequence:
CATCGCCTCGATCTTATTCGGGTCCGCCTTTAGCAACCCATCCGTGATAATGTGACCCAAATATTCCACCGTCGAACTACAAAAATAACACTTGGATTGCTTCACAAAAAAGCTGTGCTCTTGCAAAACCGTTAATACGGCTGCTAGGTGTGTTTCATGGTCCGCGAGAGTGGGGCTGTAGATAAGAATGTCGTCAAAAAATACGATGACGAACTTGCGGAGCATAGGCTGAAATATAGCGTTCATTGTCGCCTGGAAAGTGGAAGGTGCGTTCGTCAAGCCGAACGGCATTACCAGGAACTCGAAGTGGCCGTCATGTGTTCGAAAAGCAGTCTTGAACACATCCTCCTCATGCATTCGGATCTGATGGTAGCCTGACCGTAAGTCTAACTTGGAAAACACCCTGGCTTTTCCTAACTCATCGAAGAGCTCGTCCACCGTTGGGATTGGGAAATGATCCGGAACGGTGACATTGTTCAAGGCTCGGTAATCAATACAAAAACGGTACGACCCATCCTTCTTTCGAATCAGCAGGACGGGTGAAGAGAAAGGGCTACTACTGCGCTGAATAATCCCTTGTTCCAACATCTCACGCACTTGCCGCTCTATCTCGTTCTTCTGAAAATAGGGATACCGATACGTTCGCACATTCACTGGTTTAGCCCCGGGCAGCAGGTGGATTCTGTGATCAAACTGGAGAGCAGGGGGCATCTCGGTTGGAATGTTGAACACGTGGCTGAAACTCCCCAACACAGCCGTTATCCCGGCCGGTAAGTCAGCCGGAAAAGCCACCGGCTCAGGCGCCTCCGCTCCCAACTCCAATAGGGCGATCTCGAAACAAACAGACACCTCCCGAGATGCGTGCAATGTGAGTAGTGACTGTGCTTGTAAACGGCATGGGGGCGATGTGATACCCCGGAGTGTGAAGGGGTGGCCGTTGTAAACGAATTCCAGCGTCTTGCTCGCGAACTCTGCGAAAATCTTGCCCAGGGACTCCAGCCAATCCATGCCCAAGATCACATCGGGTCCATGAATAGGCAATATGTGAAGATCCACCGTGAATACGGATCCTTGCACCGTCAACCTAGTCCGCCTCGCCATGTGGGTGCAAAGCAAAGCGGCTCCATTTCCCACAAACACGCGAAACGGCCGGATCGGGGATAATGGTAGGTGGAGACTCTCCGCAATATTCGGATGGAGGAAATCCCTATCACTCCCCGTGTCGACAAGAATGCAAACTCCTCGACCCATAATCTGTCCCAACACCTTAAGCGGGCTAGAACGACGGCCTCCCTCAAGCGCGTGTATATGCGCGATCTCTGTGAGCGCCTCGTCGTCTGGAATATCCTCAATCTCGACTCCAGCCGCCGACTCCTCCTCATCCGCATAGCATAACAGCCTCTGCTTACACACATGCCCAAACACCCATTTTTCTGGGCAATGCCAACAAAGTCCCAATCTGGAACGTTCGGATTTCTCCGCCTGTGACACCCGAATCGCCGGTGGACGCGGCTGCTCCCTCTGCCGCTGCGTAGGGCCCACCGGCAGAGCTGCCCCGGCAGCGTTGGCCGTCGGCTGCTGCGTGACAGCTGGGCCTGTTGACGTCCTGTGATCACGCCCCTGCCACTGCCTGCGCTGGAAACCCGATGAGGGCTGCGCGAGGTTCCGGTCAGCCTGTGTGTCTGCCAATTCCAACGATAGGGCCATGGCTGCTGCGAGAGACGTGGGTCGGTGTAGCGTCAGTCGCTCCTGTATCTCTGGTTTCAAGCCCGCGATGAACAGAGTAAAAAGTTTCGAGGCCGGCACCCCCTGTACACGGTTCAGATATTTCTCAAAAGTGTTATGGTATTCCAACACAGTGCCAGTCTGAGTCAATTTCGTGATCAAGCCAAAATAATCCTTAAAGCTCTGTCTGTCGAAACGGTGACGAACATCCTCCAAGAATTCCTGCCATGTGACAAAATTCGTTTTGGCGCAGTAATAAAAGACCCATTCGGAGGCTGGAGGGTCGAATAACATCACCGCGTAATGAAGACGTTGTGCATCGGGCATCATCACATGATCAAAATAATACTGGACCCTCGAGATCCAGTTGGTTGCGTCACTGCCATCGAAACGCGGGGGCTGCATGGATACCTGATTCTTGTCGAAACCCGTTGCTGATGCCTGGAAGCGTTGGGGGGGGTCTCAGCAAGAAATAGGGTTGTCGAATTGATGCTGCACACCCCCAAACTGAGGGCGAGTGTAGCGGTTCCGTGGACCGTCCCAGCTCGAACCCCCGTCGCCCCGCACCCCGCGACGTCCCCTCCCGTCAGACGTGGGGTCGCGAAATCCTAGGGCAGGGTTTCGTGAGCGATACGCACCATCGCCCGATCGTCTTCTCCTTACATCCCCATACTCCCCGTCATCGCCCTCGTCAAACCCGAAGGAGGGTTCTGTCTCCCGTAATGAAATCGGGTCCAAGCTGTCAAAGCGGCGATCTGCCTCCTCTTTCCATTGATCAAATTTGTCCATCTTCTCCAGTAGACGATCGAGTTTCCCATTAACAGAGTCACCCGGAAGAGAATCACCCAAGGGGCGGCCGTCCAATTCACCGTCGTCAAACCCCTGGCGCTGCGAACCATCGTTACGTCTGTAATTGAAATTTGGACATCGCGAAACGCCATTCGAGAATGTATCCGGGCGATGGGCGCCCCAAACTGATTTACCATTGTTGAAACGACTCATGAGTGCgtcgatgaaagcaccagatgttagGAGTCTCCCCTCCTAACTTTGCCGAGAACCTGCGAATTTCAGTCACCAAGATAACTCCGGCGTCCAAGATCGGATCGGCGGATCAAGAAAGCGTCTGTGCGCGGGATTCGTTCCCGTCGGGCAGGCGACTTCTAGGGTTTTGTGAGAGCAACGATATGTTGGCCAAGAATAATAATTTTCATCCATAATTCATTGTGAACGACAGAGGCCTATTTATATTCTACGGACCCTAggtttggttcgacctaatcctacatcgggaaagaaccaacaagaaaacccgacggagcttataacTGTGCTCgaattaattacaaaaataaataataaaaggaCTCCCAAATAAAAGACTAATATTCGactaataccaaaaataaagactcactaattaactaattatggAAAGAACTACTTGGCGACGAAGTCGCCGAACCGATTCGGAGGCCTTGCGTTCCTTGTCGGCTTCGTCTTCGCGATGGATGCTTCCTCACGTACTCCCTTCGCCCGTGTATCCTCGTCGGTCCGTCGCCTCTGCTCCTCGACGGTCTCCTGCACTTCTCCTACTTCTTCTAACTCCTCCGTCACGTCGACTATCGGTTCCTGGTCAGGTTGTTGTAGTATCGTATCAGAGTGGAGAAGAAAGTTTGCAGTGTCATCCTGTAGTGAATAATATACCATGTCCATTAATACAGTAAGGGGTGTTTGGTAAGGGTAGATAAGGTAAGCAGTGGCGGACACAGTAGTACAGAatggagggcttaagcccctgcCAACAagttattttcttctcttttttctaCTTCAAagctttttgaaaatttcaaaagcAAGCTCCAGCCCATGTCAAGATAAGGCCATTGAAGACTAAATCAACAAAAATTTAATGGTAGGAAGGGCTGAATTGAACCTGCAAATTGAAAAcgtaaagagaaaaataaagaaagaaaatggcCGCCCAAACGTTAACATACGAAGGAAGAAGATGACATCTGACAATCAATATagaattattatattataaaaagttTGTGAAAATTTAAGTGATGCTTTATTGATTCCTGTGCCTTTGACATTTATTGACTTTACTTAAAAGAAATACTATAtctattatatttctataataaatcacattaatttactaaaaaacaaaaaaatcgaTGTCGATCAATAGTTTGTGGGAAATTTAGTGGCTCAACTTATTCCcacaaaatcaattaaaatttgtcattagccaattttgatttttaagttcagtttttcttgatttttatttttattcaattatgtaagcattatttttttataattctatatatttactttattatggaaatatgagaataaaatataaaaaaataagcaTCGGatgtataataatataatttatataaagttgtactcccttcgttccttaTTAAcagatgcatttcttttcggcacgaggtTTGAGAGTAGTGAGTTAATGGATGgtgagaaaagtaagagagaataaagtaagagagatgaagagagaataaaagaagagttataattactttttgccaaaaataaaaatgactcaatttacttgaaacttctcaaaatagaaaaatgactctattaacatggaacggagggagtataatttattaaaaaacaattaatttatGATTATTTTGCTTGACTTAAAAATGTTAgggttaaatttttttatgcCAGGTTATAGATATTTTGAAGTAGATTCAAATCATAATACACTTTTCAGAAAATATATAATTCAATCTATGTAAatatgatgtgtaattttcgagcttttatattaatggatttagaacacacaagtttaataaaatagctctaatattacaatctatctgcaagagtacagagtcgaTTGTAGTatttcgagtgtcgaaccacagggaggcgtaggttatttaacgagaattgacaagattaataaactaaatttacaaactaaAGTGCGAAAATGGAGAAACTCAAGAGATTGAAAACGTCGCTCCTAATATGCTCCAGATGTGAATTAACTTAACGGACCAATTAACCTAAGGATTAAAGATTAATCTAATGAAAGTTGTAATAAACTCGTTCATTCTACTCACACTGAACATGTTCGTAGATGCTTGAATTTAACCTTGCTGAACACTAAGATCAAATTCGTACTCGTCGGATTATCACTCCTACAGACGCATAGTAAGCTCTAATCCAACTTCTACGTTCCAACGTACatgattcatttacaaaatcaattaaacattcCTACAGAAGCATAGTAAATATCCAACAATTATTGTAACGATATGTAAATTAACTTATCCAAGATTCATACGTTGAACACGATACAAATCTCAAACTCTTTATCTACGTTTCCACCTTTtaaccaagttaaagagacattggctAAAGACAAGATTGAATCATAAATCAGGCCGGAATTATAATTCAACGTAAAAAGCACTGTAGAAAAGATCATAGAATAATATTAATCCATAGAATCCTAAAGTAATTCACATCTTTCACAAATTAGGAGCAACGgaagagtttagttacacatccACGACCAAAAGAGAAGAACCATAGAACTCAATGTGTAGATGGTAGTAAATCTCCTccgagatgatgaagattggaTCTCCCTTCCttcctcttctcttcttcttcctctcttgTTTTTCTCCAATCTCTGTCCAAGTCGTCCCTAGGAGTCCCCCCCCTTTCTGCTCTGATTTTTCTCGTTTTTAATCCTCCAAACTGCTGCCAGAACTGCCATTTTGCAGTTGAAactccaaaacgcccgaccgggcgaaattagAAGAGGGAATCGCCCAACCGGGCGAAAGGCTCCTGGATAGCTCGcggggaaacgcccgaccgggcgttccgAAAGATGACatcacccgaccgggcgatAAATCTGGACTCCGAGTTACCTTCAAAtatgacccggccgggtgggtTTTCAACCCCacaaattcacccggccgggtgactcaTTTTCCGAGCTTTCTGAACTCACGACGCCATTTGCACAACCTTTTCgccatccgagcttcattcctacaccataaaacataGGGCTGGCAagtcgtgcggattgggtcgttatcgggtcaacctgataatgacccaacccaataaggccctgaacccgacctgttaaagaaactgtaaatccgaacacgaacccgacctgctaccttcaaatccgaacacgacccgcacccgacacgaacccgttatcgacatgatataatatgggttgacacgacacgataacaacccgaacctgatattacacgattaaaacctaatattacacgattaaaccttaatttttaacctaatttacacaattaaaattcgttttatactatttaaacctaatttataattaaaacattaaagtaatatatatatttttttaaataataataaaaataataatattatttcttaatgggttacccgtatccgacccgcatccgacccgcatccgacccgaacccaacccgaaattatcgggttcttaatgggtcaacccgataaggacacggatccaataagacttcaccccaacccaataatttcgtgcggattcgtgtcggattatcgtgtcgtgtctaaaattgccagccctaataaaacatacttttgcaagcatcaaactatataaattatgtaaagttaggggaataaaaatgtacaattttattcacatcaaaatacatatatatcaaacaataacaaatataaatacaacaTAAATAGTTTTAATATTTTGCTTAAAGCGAAATTTCTATAATTTGATATGGTTTTTATTTAGAGTTAAgttaagaaaggaaaaaatagagagaatgtCAAAAAAGAAAACGAGTTATCTTAAATGGATCATGgagaatattattttttcatatactAATGAAGCCtctgtaaaaaaatatttctacgTCTGCCACTGAAGGTAAGATAGTTATTAGCTTTAAATTGGCATTTGGTAGCCTAGATAAAATATAAGTGTGGCTCGTGTTAAATACTTGGCCCCGATCAAAGCTAGCTATCTCATTTTGATAAATAATCAGTGAAAAAAAGGTATGACTGTTGTTTGCTCTATTGGCTCAAGCTGGTCTTTCCACAAGCTTTTGGGATGATGCTTTCACAACTGCCATCTACATTATCAACAAAATTCCTACCAAAACTATCAACTCTTCTTCCCCATATGAAATCCTCTATGGTTCTTCCCCATTTGATGAAAGTCTTTGGGTGCCTCTGCACCCCAAAGTCAGCAACAAACTTGAGTTCAGGTCTTCCTCTGCCACATTTCATGGTTACAGCAATGCCCACAAAGGATACAAGGAAAAGTTATTGTCTCTCGAGATGTGGTATTTGATGAAAGCACTTTCCCCCATCTCTCACTCAGAATGTCATTTCTACTTTCTCTCTTCCACTTATTTCCCCTCTACCAACTGATAATCATCAGATCTCACCCTCTCTTAGTTCGGATTCTCCTCTCTGTCCTGCACCTCTTTCCCCTCTCCATAATGATACTAATACAGATCATGTTTCTCCCATCACTCCTATATCTGACTCCTCATCCACACTCTTCACTCTCTCCTGATGTTCCTTCCCAGACCTCTCCCAATAACATCAATTCTCACACCATGATCACACGAGCTAAGGCTGGTATTTTCAAGCCTAAGGCATATCTTATTCTTCTACTACTCCTCTCCCCATCTCTCTCTGTACTGC
This window contains:
- the LOC121757454 gene encoding uncharacterized protein LOC121757454; translated protein: MQPPRFDGSDATNWISRVQYYFDHVMMPDAQRLHYAVMLFDPPASEWVFYYCAKTNFVTWQEFLEDVRHRFDRQSFKDYFGLITKLTQTGTVLEYHNTFEKYLNRVQGVPASKLFTLFIAGLKPEIQERLTLHRPTSLAAAMALSLELADTQADRNLAQPSSGFQRRQWQGRDHRTSTGPAVTQQPTANAAGAALPVGPTQRQREQPRPPAIRVSQAEKSERSRLGLCWHCPEKWVFGHVCKQRLLCYADEEESAAGVEIEDIPDDEALTEIAHIHALEGGRRSSPLKVLGQIMGRGVCILVDTGSDRDFLHPNIAESLHLPLSPIRPFRVFVGNGAALLCTHMARRTRLTVQGSVFTVDLHILPIHGPDVILGMDWLESLGKIFAEFASKTLEFVYNGHPFTLRGITSPPCRLQAQSLLTLHASREVSVCFEIALLELGAEAPEPVAFPADLPAGITAVLGSFSHVFNIPTEMPPALQFDHRIHLLPGAKPVNVRTYRYPYFQKNEIERQVREMLEQGIIQRSSSPFSSPVLLIRKKDGSYRFCIDYRALNNVTVPDHFPIPTVDELFDELGKARVFSKLDLRSGYHQIRMHEEDVFKTAFRTHDGHFEFLVMPFGLTNAPSTFQATMNAIFQPMLRKFVIVFFDDILIYSPTLADHETHLAAVLTVLQEHSFFVKQSKCYFCSSTVEYLGHIITDGLLKADPNKIEAMTAWPIPRTVKQLPGFLGLTGYYRIFVAQYALIAAPLTDLLKKEAFIWSPAAEVSFLALKEAMTRAPVLRLPDFGRTFCVETDASDSGIGAVLLQDNHPIAFYSKKLGLRRRVASTYHKELYAIVEAVQKWRQYLLGHEFVIRSDQKSLKELLQQVVQTPDQQLYVRKLMGYKFSIEYKKGSTNRVADALSRREESQSAADAAIGADESCPPADQQCQQLVAASQPVPHLLELLRRETASSPEMRELTAAIRAGSAAAHLSMVDGLVYFKRRIYVGEMVLLKLQPYRQHSVARPKSAKLARRYYGPFEVLERIGPVAYRLRLPEGSRIHNVFHVSLLRAFVAGDAAHDSLTLPSEFFGDRPVVYPVRVLDRKVLWQGERPVEHVLVRWSDGTDSPTWEPTEMVQRRYPNVLLEDKEVAMGEGVDTILQQPDQEPIVDVTEELEEVGEVQETVEEQRRRTDEDTRAKGVREEASIAKTKPTRNARPPNRFGDFVAK